A window from Myxosarcina sp. GI1 encodes these proteins:
- a CDS encoding type IV secretory system conjugative DNA transfer family protein has product MSSFTYVFGDLLEQLKDPNLLLLIGLLFILAVANLGGEKKSQLTRATLANNRVKLRTVKTAIEQLKSNHINEICLFSGSFRRWQLDWFMPFCKIWLTGYPPSLFIPNANQSMEVVGRPNCGKTFSVIDRVLGSAIAQNYPIFLYDYKGGPHGLGGQIPFVGASAVRRGYKLRIFAPGRDYSCVINPLDFITDDEDMTTAETLAKNFHANLRGDTGKTDGFFGPAGKRVLFASFLLAKNTIYPDLAMAFCLLQLPDFAKRLKYAATQNLKYFSKWVQIGFKQIISVAEAEETSSGILAGAQDIITTFMQHDLLASFLGETNTSLILERKEILIFQSDISRQQVVNPLLAATIETLINQNFAFQREVPLICSFDELTTIKIENLPTYANEHRSKGYVGIYGYQSIEQLEDSYGKGRASILRSPLGTRFWFNPGNLQTARDFSAYIGDKEVVVKNKTTSRNLGSIGGQRSINEQTQLTPILKSDDFTSFRKGECVYINSASESETRGDIPWHLRRIKIPRRDKKDETKCKKLWSEQIIRNLTNREIASRKNRDLDSEIEKREALAEKLFPLPPKSESNSASVHNDKEREKAEEFRSFM; this is encoded by the coding sequence ATGTCCAGCTTTACCTATGTCTTTGGCGATCTCCTCGAACAGCTAAAAGATCCCAATCTACTGTTATTAATAGGCTTGCTATTTATCTTAGCGGTCGCCAATCTCGGAGGAGAGAAGAAAAGTCAGTTAACCAGGGCTACTTTAGCTAACAACAGGGTAAAACTTCGCACCGTTAAAACTGCTATAGAGCAGCTAAAGAGTAATCATATCAATGAAATTTGTCTTTTTTCAGGCTCTTTTCGACGGTGGCAACTCGACTGGTTTATGCCTTTTTGTAAAATTTGGCTTACTGGATATCCACCTAGTTTATTTATTCCTAATGCCAATCAGTCAATGGAAGTTGTCGGTCGTCCCAACTGTGGAAAAACTTTTAGCGTAATCGATCGGGTATTAGGCAGCGCGATCGCACAAAATTATCCTATATTTCTTTACGACTATAAAGGTGGACCACATGGACTTGGAGGACAAATACCTTTTGTTGGTGCGTCTGCGGTACGCCGAGGATATAAATTACGAATCTTCGCTCCAGGTCGAGACTATAGCTGCGTAATCAATCCTTTAGATTTCATTACTGATGATGAGGATATGACTACTGCCGAAACTTTGGCTAAAAATTTTCATGCCAATCTCAGAGGCGATACTGGTAAAACGGATGGATTTTTTGGTCCTGCTGGTAAAAGAGTTTTATTTGCTTCCTTTCTTCTTGCCAAAAATACTATTTATCCCGATTTGGCTATGGCTTTTTGTCTGTTGCAACTGCCTGATTTTGCCAAACGTTTGAAGTATGCAGCAACTCAAAATCTGAAGTATTTTTCTAAATGGGTTCAGATTGGCTTCAAGCAAATAATATCAGTAGCCGAAGCTGAAGAAACTAGTAGTGGAATTTTAGCTGGCGCACAGGATATTATTACTACCTTTATGCAGCACGATCTATTAGCTAGTTTTTTAGGCGAGACTAACACTTCGTTAATTTTAGAGCGAAAAGAAATTTTAATCTTTCAAAGCGACATCTCGCGCCAGCAAGTCGTCAATCCTTTACTTGCTGCCACGATCGAAACTCTCATCAATCAAAATTTTGCTTTTCAAAGAGAAGTTCCTTTGATTTGTAGCTTTGACGAACTAACAACTATCAAAATTGAAAATCTGCCTACTTATGCTAACGAACATCGCTCTAAAGGTTATGTCGGTATTTATGGCTATCAATCTATCGAACAACTAGAAGACTCTTACGGTAAAGGTCGAGCCAGTATTTTACGCAGTCCACTAGGAACTCGCTTCTGGTTCAATCCAGGTAATTTACAAACTGCTCGTGATTTTTCAGCTTATATAGGTGATAAAGAAGTAGTTGTTAAAAACAAAACCACTTCTCGTAACTTAGGCAGCATTGGCGGACAGAGATCTATTAACGAACAAACTCAACTTACTCCTATTCTTAAATCCGATGACTTTACAAGTTTTCGCAAAGGTGAGTGCGTTTACATAAACAGTGCCTCTGAATCGGAAACAAGAGGAGATATTCCCTGGCATTTACGCCGCATAAAAATTCCCAGAAGAGATAAAAAAGATGAAACCAAGTGTAAAAAATTGTGGTCGGAGCAAATTATTCGTAATTTGACTAATCGAGAAATAGCTTCTCGAAAAAATCGCGATTTAGATTCAGAAATCGAAAAAAGAGAAGCTCTAGCAGAAAAACTTTTTCCTTTACCACCAAAATCAGAATCTAATTCTGCATCTGTACATAATGATAAAGAACGAGAGAAAGCAGAAGAATTTAGGTCTTTTATGTAA